A window of Pseudophryne corroboree isolate aPseCor3 chromosome 1, aPseCor3.hap2, whole genome shotgun sequence genomic DNA:
catggtttctaggttgacattagttttttggaaatttttttttaacgttttcagattttacgatccacgtggactacaactggtaaCGGTAACatatgccgagcgcagcgaggcaccttgcccgaagcatggcgagcggacacggtgcactaattgggtttcccattcactctacgtagaaaacgacaccaactcatgtctaccttttttcatgtcttAGGAACCCTCGGTCGACATGTACTATCGACCAAGAaatcatgttgacctacttactgtagacctaagtctagtctagagGATAGACAGTGGGAAGCGGAGGCATGAAAAATTAACCGGTCTCCTGACAAATCTCAAGACTGTCATATGCTGGTCACCATGTCTGTCATTCCCAGTTTATGTCAACTGAGTCTACTTCCTCTTGTGGCTCTGCAAAAATCCTTTAGATCTTGTTCTCGTGGTCGTTTGTCAGCTCAGAGTAGCTGTGTACTTGGTATGgctttttgtccccagtagttgcagTAATTAGGAAGACAGCTGTTATTTCTGTCTGTTTTATAATTTTAATCTAAGAAAAGTCCTCTTGCTTGCTCACAGGTAACATCGCGTATCTCTGGCACCGTGATCCCTCCTCCTTTGGTACGAGGTGGGCAACAGGCGCCGGCCAAGCAATCAACACAAATAGTTATGCCGCCTCTTGTGAGAGGAGCTCAGGTGAGCATTTAATATGCTGTTCGTTATCATTCTTTTTGTTTTGTCTTTTGATATCCATGCTTTACTACATAttgctattttattttttttctagctGGTAAAGTAACTGCACTTCCACACGGATAAAGATTTGTTTTGATGATAATGACACACTTAGTAATCCATTCTCTTGTTTGCTTTAATTGCATAAAATACACTTTTAATTTGgcaaaaataacagaaaattaaTCTTGTGCATAATTTTGGTTTGTGGTACACACAGATGTAATCACTTCAGTTAAGCTGCTAACTTTGCATTTAGGCCAGTAGGGATATAGGTCTGTTTttccattgctgctgctgctgctccttttCAGTTTTTCTTTCTCACACGCCTCTTCCTTGTCCCTCCCTCCCACCATCAGCCCATTTCTGTCTCTCCTCAACAGATGCACAATATCAGGCAGCATCCAAGCACTGGTCCGCCTCCTTTACTTTTAGCACCTCGTGCGTCTGTTCCCAGTGTGCAGATGCAAGGTCAGAGGATCATCCAGCAGGGATTGATACGTGTGGCCAATGTGGCGAACACAAGTTTGCTGGTCAACATACCACAGGTTTGGGCAAATTTAATTTATTTTCTTCTGTGAAGCTTAATTCTACCTGTTGAGTACTTTTATTGTACTatccttttaaaaaaacaaaaccctacgTTCTAGTATATGTCTCTAGATTGGCATGTTTCTTTAATATGCTGTGGTTCTTAGAATGGGTGGGTTTAATAGAAATCTTACACTGGAATTCTTGAACTTGATAGGTTATAGTTTTCAAACCTAGTCATGTGATGTTTTAAATTCAAGCCTGACCAGTTCTGAGCAAACTTTTTTTGGTCTATACTGCCGAATGGCAACACTTTCCTCTATGCATTTTCAATCTCTTATATAAATAAGAACCTACATTAGTATATTTAAACATAatgacatttctctaacgtcctagtggatgctggggactccgtaaggaccatggggaatagacgggctccgcaggagactgggcactctaagaaagattgagtactactggtgtgcactggctcctccctctatgcccctcctccagacctcagttagaatctgtgcccggaaggagctgggtgcattttagtgagctctcctgagcttgctattaaagtattttagttaggtttttttattttcagagagcttctgctggcaacagactctctgctacgtgggactgaggggagagaagcaaacctactaactgtggctaggttgcgcttcttaggctactggacaccattggctccagagggatcgaacacaggaacttaagcttggtcgtccggagccgcgccgccgtccccctcgcagagccagaagccggcgggttgaagcaagaagacgtcaaaatcggcggcagaagactccggtcttcatatgaggtagggcacagcactgcagctgtgcgccattgctcccacactaacccacacactccggtcactgtagggtgcaggggaaagggggggcgccctgggcagcaattgagtacctcctggcaaaaagcagcatatatacagctgagcactgtaatatgcatgagcccccgccattatttttacacaaaatcgcgggacagaagcctgccgctgagggggcggggcttcttcctcagcactcacagcgccattttctctccacagctccgctgagaggaagctccccaggctctcccctgcagactcacggtagaaagagggtaaaaagagagggggggccacataaatttagcgcattaatcatatatacagcagctactgggttaacactaagttactgtgtaattcctgggttatatagcgctggggtgtgtgctggcatactctctctctgtctctcgaaaaggccttgtgggggtcctgtcctcatatagagcatcccctgtgtgtgtggtgtgtcggtacgcttgtgtcgacatgtttgacgaggagggctatgtggaggcagagcaggtgcagatgaatgacgtgtctccgccgacggcgccgacacctgattggatggatatgtggaaggtgttaaatgataatgtaaactccttgcataaaaagttggataaagctgaagccttgggacagtcggggtcccaacccatgcctgatcctacagcgcagaggccgtcagggtctcagaagcgcccactatccaaaattgttgacacatatatcgacacggattctgactccagtgtcgatggcgatgatgctaaattgcagcctaaaatggctaaagccatccgctacatgattatagcaatgaaggatgtattgcacatatcagaggtaaaccctgtccctgacaagagggtttatatgtttggggagaaaaagcaagaggtgacttttcccccttcacatgagttaaatgagttatgtgaaaaagcgtgggattcccccgataggaaagtgctgatttccaaaaggttacttatggcgtaccctttcccgccaacggacaggatgcgctggaaatcctcccctagggtagacaaagctctgacacgcttatctaagaaggtggccctgccgtcacaggatacggcctccctaaaggatcctgtggataggaagcaggaaagtatcctgaagtctgtttatacacattcaggtactctactgaggccggcaattgcgtcggcctggatgtgtagtgctgtagcagcatggacagataatctgtctgaggaactggataccttggacaaggatactattttactgaccctggggcatataaaagacgctgtcctatatatgagggatgcccagagggacatttgcctactgggctctagaataaatgcaatgtcaatttctgccagaagggtcctgtggactcggcaatggacaggtgatgccgactccaaaaagcacagggaggttttaccttacaagggtgaggaattgtttggggacggtctctcggacctagtttccacagctacggctgggaagtcattttttgccatatattccctcacagccaaagaaagcaccatattaccaaatgcagtcctttcgatcacaaaaaagcaagaaagtcagaggtgcatcctttcttgccagaggcaggggtagaggaaagaagctgcaccatacagctagttcccaggaacagaagtcctccccagcttccactaaatccaccgcatgacgctggggctccacaggtggagccaggagcggtgggggcgcgtcttcgaaatttcagccaccagtgggtttgctcacaggtggatccctgggctatacagattgtgtctcagggatacaagctggaattcgaagtgatgccccctcactgttacctcaaatcggccctgccagcttcccccatggaaagggaggtagtgttagcggcaattcacaagttatatctccagcaggtggtggtaaaggttcccctccttcaacagggaaggggatactattccataatgtttgtggtaccgaaaccggacggttcggttagacccatattgaatttaaagtccctgaacatttatctgaaaagattcaagttcaaaatggaatcgctcagagcggttattgcaagcctggaagagggggattttatggtgtcgctggacatcaagaatgcttacttgcatgtccccatttacccacctcaccaggaatacctcaggtttgtggtacaggactgtcattaccaattccagacgttgccgtttggtctctccacggcaccgagaatatttaccaaggtaatggcggaaatgatggtgctcctgagaaagcaaggagtcacaattatcccatacttggacgatctcctcataaaggcgaggtccagagagcagttgctgatcagcgtagcacactctcaggaagtgttgtaacagcacggctggattctgaatatcccaaagtcgcagctgattcctacgacgcgtctgccctttctgggcatgattctggacacagaccagaagaaggtgtttctcccggcggagaaggcttaggagctcgtgactctagtcagagacctcttaaaaccgaaacaggtgtcggtgcatcactgcacgcgagtccttggaaagatggtggcatcatacgaagccattcccttcggcaggttccatgcgaggatctttcagtgggatctgttggacaagtggtccggatcgcatcttcagatgcataggctgatcaccctgtcccccaggtccagggtgtctcttctgtggtggctgcagagtgctcaccttctcgagggccgcaggttcggcatacaggactgggtcctggtgaccacggatgcgagcctccgaggatggggggcagtcactcagggaagaaacttccaagggttgtggtcaaggcaggaggcttgtctgcacataaatatcctggaactaagggccatatacaacgccctgagtcaagcagagcctctgcttcgcaaccaaccggtgctgattcagtcagaccacatcaccgcagtggctcatgtaaaccgccagggcggcacaagaagcagagtggcgatggcggaagccaccaggattcttcgttgggcggagaatcacgtgcaagcactgtcagcagtgttcattccaggagtggacaactgggaagcagacttcctcagcaggcacgacctccacccgggagagtggggacttcatcaagaagtcttcacgcagattacaaatcgatgggaactgccacaggtggacatgatggcatcccgcctcaacaaaaagctaaaaaggtattacgccaggtcaagagaccctcaggcgatagctgtggacgcactagtgacaccgtgggtgtaccagtcggtctatgtatttcctcctcttcctctcatacccaaggtgctgagaatcgtaagaaaaagaggagcgagaacaatactcattgttccggattggccaagaaggacttggtacccggaactgcaagaaatgctcacagaggacccatggcctctgcctctcagacaggacctgttgcaacaggtgccctgtctgttccaagacttaccgcggctgcgtttgacggcatggcggttgaacgccggatcctagcggaaaaaggcattctggatgaagttattcctacgctaataaaggctaggaaggacgtgaccgcaaaacactatcaccgtatatggcgaaaatatgttgcctggtgtgaggccaggaaggcccctacagaggaattccagctgggccggttcctgcacttcctacagtctggagtgactatgggcttgaagttggggtccataaacgtccagatttcggccctgtccattttctttaaaaaagaactggcttctcttcctgaggttcagacgtttgttaagggagtgctgcatattcagcccccttttgtgccaccagtggcaccttgggatctcaacgtggtgttgggtttcctgaaatcccactggtttgagccacttaagaccgtggagctaaagtatctcacgtggaaggtggtcatgctattggccttagcttcggcttggcgtgtgtcagaattggcggctttgtcatgtaaaagcccctatctggttttccatgtggacagggcagaattgcggactcgtccacaatttctgccgaaggtggtgtcatcttttcatttaaaccaacctattgtggtgcctacggctactcgtgagttggaggattccaagttgcttgatgtagtcagggctttgaagatttatgtggccagaacggctggagtcaggaaaactgattcgctgtttatcctgtatgcatccaacaagctgggtgctcctgcttcaaagcaaactattgctcgctggatctgtaacacgattcagcaggctcattctgcggctggattgccgcatccaaaatcgataaaagcccattccacaaggaaggtgggctcttcttgggcggctgcccgaggggtctcggcattacagctttgccgagcagctacttggtcgggttcaaacactttttacaaattctacaagtttgataccctggctgaggaggaccttgtgtttgcccattcggtgctgcagagtcatccgcactctcccgcccgtttgggagctttggtataatccccatggtccttacggagtccccagcatccactaggacgttagagaaaataagattttactcaccggtaaatctatttctcgtagaccgtagtggatgctgggtgcccgtcccaagtgcggactttctgcaatacgtgtatatagttattgcttaataaagggttatgttatgttggcatcctttggttgatgctttgttgttgttcatactgttgactcggtatgttatcacaagttatacggtgtgattggtgtggctggtttgagtcttactctggattccaaaatcctttccttgcaatgtcagctcttccgggcacagtttccttaactgaggtctggaggaggggcatagagggaggagccagtgcacaccagtagtactaaatctttcttagagtgcccagtctcctgcggagcccgtctattccccatggtccttacggagtccccaacatccactacggactacgagaaatagatttaccggtgagtaaaatcttatttttttaagacCCTCTTATATAGTAttctgggggctatcctattagtcctGAAGCCGACTGTTTTCGTGCGATGTTGGCACTCATCAGACActtgaagcataatccccgataagaagCCGCCGGGGCTGCGTTAACGCATCCCGATCCCATATTTTTTCATGTAATTGCGGGTCCAAATTCAGCCGATTAAAAACTGCCTTTAATTTGATACCGTgaaaatgaccatcggtcattaatcgcaaCATCCAGCCATTTTCAATAGCAGAAATCgctttggggctaataggatactgccctcaATGTTTGCTGAGGAAATTAAAATTGTAAATTGTAAGGTAACTTGCGTTAGCTCACTTAACATAGGATGACCACAGTAGCCTAGTCACTATGTGCCAGTATTTCATGAAGGTTAGACATCATGAAAATATCAAGACATGGCTCCTAGTAAAATGAGATTGGTAGCTTAGAAATAAGTGACAGCTCACTTCAGAGAGTAGGGTGCCTGTGCGCagtctccgtctgggccccctcctctctagctgcagCAGTGCAATTACAGTATACAAACTCCGAACAGTAGGTGGTGTGCAAATCTCTGGGAGAATGTCCACCAGCCTTTTTAccagtgatttgtgcagtgctgctgaTGTGCTTTTCCATAGAGGTAGGTATTGAAAaaacatgggtgcagggtatgcggtgTGTGGGCCTCACTGGACTCGGGGGGGCCTGtgtccattatagatatgccactgggtCACTTGTTTTTGTGTATCTGCTCATGCTTTCTGTGAGTACATGTTCTAAATTTCATATCATCTAGTATAACTTCATTGTCACGTTACTTAATAATCCTATACCTTTTTGAACTCATTTTAGGCATCCCCAACTTCTCTGAAGAGTTCAGCTGGAACAACAGGCAGCGTCACCAGCATCTCATCAAGCACTAATGCTAACGACTCTCCTGCTAGCCGTCAAGCTGCTGCCAAGCTTGCCCTACGCAAGCAGTTGGAAAAGACCTTGCTGGAGATTCCTCCCCCCAAACCACCTGCCCCAGAGCTCAACTTTCTTCCAAGTGCAGCCAACAATGAGTTCATCTATCTGGTGGGACTAGAGGAGGTTGTGCAGAACTTGCTGGAGACGCAAGGTGAGCCTACATGTGTAAAGGGGGATTATGTTTAGGCACACGCCATTGCTTTATCATTTGTAAATTATATTAATGAAAATACATTTTTCAGTTGAGATATGAAGCCGCAGACCATCCAGATATATGGGAATGTTCATTTAGTGTTAATGAATGTCTTTCCAAAGCTTTGCAAAGTCAGGACAAGAGATCTGTGCTTTAACTTAGCATtgttgtggcttttttttcttGTCTGTACAAGCCCTAGCACAGTGTTCAGCATCGCAAGTGTCTCATTGTTGAAGACTAAACAAAAGAGTTGTAAGGGTAAATATTGTTATGCAACTTTTACCCTACAGGTAAAACTGTGCCACCACCCTCTTCTCATGAGCCTTATAGTTGTGCCCAATGCAAAACTGACTTCACCAGCCGCTGGAGGCAGGAGAAGAATGGGACCATCATGTGTGATGTGTGCATGACCTCTAATCAGAAGAAGTCTCTGAAAGCGGAGCACACTAACCGACTGAAGGCTGCATTTGTGAAAGCTCTGCAGCAGGAGCAGGAAATTGAGCAGAGGATACTGCAGCAAAGCTCTTCCCCTGCACAGATTAAGGCAGAGCATCCTGTGCAGCACCATTCTCTGAAACAGGTGAGTTGCTTGCTACTGAGGATATGGGAGGTCAGCCTAGTACAACACTGAAGTTCATGTAAATGATTCTGGCTTTCAGTTTTAGTAACCATAATCTGTAAATGTTGGGCGGAGAAGCAAGAGCATTGGGTTGTGTAGTCTGATGTTCATTACAAATTGACGTAGAGAAGTAAAACAATTTTTCGCACTTTGTTTCCCTCCTTTTTCCCCATGAGAAGAGCCCCACACCTATTTCCCGCGGATTATCGGGGACAACACGAGGCGTTCTGCATACGTTCCCACCTTCGACCAAGCTGCCCAATGCAGCCACCATTGCCAATAGATCAGTGAAACCCGGAGAGCGTCCTTTGAACAAAATTAATCTGACACCTGGAAACTGGAAGAAGAGCCCAATTAATGCAGGCAAGTACAGGGATTTGCCCATTCTGTTACAGTACACCAGTATAGGATACACATGAATAACTCTTGGAGAAAAAGCTACTTTTTTTCAGTATAGACATGACCACCAGCTTCACTCTTAATTATAAATGTATGTAGCCTACAAGGCTAGGTGAGTGTGGCTTTTACCGTCTACATAAtatagattttatttaaaaaacacaaaCCTGAAAAACATGTCTTTGTCACTAGTACAAGGATATCATTGTTTGAGTTAGAACTCTGGCTGCATCTGAGCATACTCAAAGATCATCTGCTATTTCTGCCtgtgtggttgttgtttttttctctgacgtcctagtggatgctggggactccgtcaggaccatggggattagcggctccgcaggagacagggcacaaaaataaagctttaggatcaggtggtgtgcactggctcctccccctatgaccctcctccaagcctcagttaggtttttgtgcccgtccgagcagggtgcaatctaggtggctctcctaaagagctgcttagaaaaagtttttaggttttttattttacagtgagtcctgctggcaacaggctcactgcaacgagggacttaggggagaagaagtgaactcacctgcgtgcaggatggattggcttcttaggctactggacaccattagctccagagggatcgaacacaggcccagccatggagtccggtcccggagccgcgccgccgacccccttgcagatgccgaaaagtgaagaggtccagaaaccggcggcagaagacttttcagtcttcatgaggtagcgcacagcactgcagctgtgcgccattgttgtcacacacttcacaccagcggtcacggagggtgcagggcgctgcggggggcgccctgggcagcaatgagattaccttgttctggctaaaaaatacatcacatatagcccctggggctatatggatgtatttaacccctgccaggtctcagaaaaacgggagaagaagcccgccgaaaagggggcggagcctattctcctcagcaaacagcgccattttccctcacagaaatgctggtgggaaggctcccaggctctcccctgcactgcactacagaaacagggttaaaacagagagggggggcacttatttggcgatatgatatatatatattaagatgctataagggaaaaacacttatataaaggttgtccctgtataattatagcgttttggtgtgtgctggcaaactctccctctgtctccccaaagggctagtggggtcctgtcctctatcagagcattccctgtgtgtgtg
This region includes:
- the GATAD2A gene encoding transcriptional repressor p66-alpha isoform X1; amino-acid sequence: MCKRRIIWQREQRPGLPGIRVFRDPATEGSPRPGPARRPGDTTSTMADEACRTRSQKRALEREGTQNDIDHKKLKLEKGLLDGELLIKAEPGSGKVSGLLKGGEVKATIKVEVPTGDEPMDMSTSKSDIKREKRVPSPDVIVLSDNEPSSPRMNGFSRQTKEPNSETFLLMQKSSPEERERMIKQLKEELRLEEAKLVLLKKLRHSQIQKETAPQKVTSRISGTVIPPPLVRGGQQAPAKQSTQIVMPPLVRGAQPISVSPQQMHNIRQHPSTGPPPLLLAPRASVPSVQMQGQRIIQQGLIRVANVANTSLLVNIPQASPTSLKSSAGTTGSVTSISSSTNANDSPASRQAAAKLALRKQLEKTLLEIPPPKPPAPELNFLPSAANNEFIYLVGLEEVVQNLLETQGKTVPPPSSHEPYSCAQCKTDFTSRWRQEKNGTIMCDVCMTSNQKKSLKAEHTNRLKAAFVKALQQEQEIEQRILQQSSSPAQIKAEHPVQHHSLKQSPTPISRGLSGTTRGVLHTFPPSTKLPNAATIANRSVKPGERPLNKINLTPGNWKKSPINAGQTANQRVIATQQSKKQSVEMHRGGTLAFVNPGLAVHKTASVDRQREYLLDMIPSRSITQSSTWK
- the GATAD2A gene encoding transcriptional repressor p66-alpha isoform X3, which codes for MADEACRTRSQKRALEREGTQNDIDHKKLKLEKGLLDGELLIKAEPGSGKVSGLLKGGEVKATIKVEVPTGDEPMDMSTSKSDIKREKRVPSPDVIVLSDNEPSSPRMNGFSRQTKEPNSETFLLMQKSSPEERERMIKQLKEELRLEEAKLVLLKKLRHSQIQKETAPQKVTSRISGTVIPPPLVRGGQQAPAKQSTQIVMPPLVRGAQPISVSPQQMHNIRQHPSTGPPPLLLAPRASVPSVQMQGQRIIQQGLIRVANVANTSLLVNIPQASPTSLKSSAGTTGSVTSISSSTNANDSPASRQAAAKLALRKQLEKTLLEIPPPKPPAPELNFLPSAANNEFIYLVGLEEVVQNLLETQGKTVPPPSSHEPYSCAQCKTDFTSRWRQEKNGTIMCDVCMTSNQKKSLKAEHTNRLKAAFVKALQQEQEIEQRILQQSSSPAQIKAEHPVQHHSLKQSPTPISRGLSGTTRGVLHTFPPSTKLPNAATIANRSVKPGERPLNKINLTPGNWKKSPINAGQTANQRVIATQQSKKQSVEMHRGGTLAFVNPGLAVHKTASVDRQREYLLDMIPSRSITQSSTWK
- the GATAD2A gene encoding transcriptional repressor p66-alpha isoform X2, translating into MGQTSTMADEACRTRSQKRALEREGTQNDIDHKKLKLEKGLLDGELLIKAEPGSGKVSGLLKGGEVKATIKVEVPTGDEPMDMSTSKSDIKREKRVPSPDVIVLSDNEPSSPRMNGFSRQTKEPNSETFLLMQKSSPEERERMIKQLKEELRLEEAKLVLLKKLRHSQIQKETAPQKVTSRISGTVIPPPLVRGGQQAPAKQSTQIVMPPLVRGAQPISVSPQQMHNIRQHPSTGPPPLLLAPRASVPSVQMQGQRIIQQGLIRVANVANTSLLVNIPQASPTSLKSSAGTTGSVTSISSSTNANDSPASRQAAAKLALRKQLEKTLLEIPPPKPPAPELNFLPSAANNEFIYLVGLEEVVQNLLETQGKTVPPPSSHEPYSCAQCKTDFTSRWRQEKNGTIMCDVCMTSNQKKSLKAEHTNRLKAAFVKALQQEQEIEQRILQQSSSPAQIKAEHPVQHHSLKQSPTPISRGLSGTTRGVLHTFPPSTKLPNAATIANRSVKPGERPLNKINLTPGNWKKSPINAGQTANQRVIATQQSKKQSVEMHRGGTLAFVNPGLAVHKTASVDRQREYLLDMIPSRSITQSSTWK